In the genome of Bremerella sp. P1, the window GCTTGGAACACCCCAATCATTGTGACCGCCGATTCAGGCCGGAAGGAATTGGTCGTCGCACGTCACGGCGATGTCATGGCGTTTGACCCGGCGAACGGCGATCCGCTGTGGACCTGTAAGACCGATATCTCCTGGTACATGGTTCCCACCGGAGTCGGGGCCGATGGGGTGGTCTACTTCGTCGGCGGTCGCTCAGGCACAGCCGCCCTGGCCGTTCGTGCTGGCGGCAGTGGTGACGTGACCGATACGCATCGCCTGTGGACAAGCAAGGCCGGCACCAACGTGCCTTCCCCGATCTATCACGAAGGCCATCTCTACTATATCGATTACAACGGGAGCATTGCCTACTGCAGCGATGCCAAGACGGGAGAGGTGGTTTACCAGGAACGCCTGGGGCGATTCGACCAGGTCTATGCGTCTCCGGTCATGGCCGAGGGCCGAATCTATTACGTTGCCCGAAACGGCACCACGCTGGTCGTCGCCGCAAAGCCCCAGTACGAGGAACTGGCCAAGAACAAGCTATCCGATGGTACCCGCTTCGACGCCAGCCCTGCGGTCGATGGGAAGCGTCTGCTTGTTCGCAGCGGCAAGTATCTGTACTGCATCGGAAGCGAGTAAACTAGCGGCCCACAGTAGGTAACGCAGATGGGCGTTCGACTGGTCGAATGCCTACCGATGGGGTGTGCCCAAGATTTTCATTTGGATTCTGCGGAAGCCAGGTTTATTGAGGGACCACTGGACTATAATCGACTGAAAACTCGCGGCAAGTTCCGATCTCCTTTAGCGTAGACACCTCTCATGAAAGCCATCGTCCTGCAGACTCTCGACGGCACTGAGCACATCGGGTTTATTCTCTGCGCTATCCCGCCAGGCGATATCGAAGGAGACTGCATGTTCTCGATCGTGCCGGATAACGCAGAGCTACTGGAGGATCCCGAGATCGTGCAGCTTTTGGATCGGCGCGACCAGGGAGAGAGTCAGATCGAACTCTCGGAAGACAGCCGCTCTCTCTTGATTCGCTCGCACCGACTGGACAACATGTTCGTCCAGTTTGAAAACAACGGCATCGGCCAATGGGGCTATATTCGCTCAGGCGAACGTGTCGCCGTCGGTCAGGCAACGACGATCAGTTCGCAGCACTAGTTGCCTGACTTCAGGTCGATCTGAACGGGTTCCATCCCCGCAGTCACTTCGACTTTCAAGTCGGTCGTAGCCGGCGACGAGTACTTCATCGGCGTGAGGAACTTGACGGCTTCCTCGATGCTGCCCATCACTTGCTCGTCCTCTTCCGTGCCATCTTCCACCGGGGCCGCTTCTGCCTGGCGTCGGGCATCCAGCTTGACGACGGTCACCTTGTACTCGCCTGGCGGCACGCCGTCGCCGGCGGTGTAAGAAGCAAGCGTGAAGTGACCTTGTTCGTCGGTTTGTCCCGAACAAGGACGACCCCCTTCGGCCGGCACAAAACTGATCGCGGCACCCTCGAGCGGCTCGCCATCGAGTGTCACCGTACCTTCGACAGGCAACATCCCAGTGCCGCCACAGCCCAGCAAGGAGCTCAGGCCGAGACAAATCGACAACATCAGCGCAGAAGTTCGCATGTGCATATCTACGTAACCAACAGGAAGGGGCTTGATGGTGGGGTTAATTCAAGTTGATTGGCTGGCCGTCATCGCGTTGACCGAGACGTTGGTAGGCATCGTGGTCGATCGTTTCAGAGCGAAACGCGACCGAGCCGTCGCCATGGACGAACTGTGCCCCGCCGGGATGCAGCGAGCGGAACCCAAACTCTAAATTCCAATTGCACTTCGCATAGCACGTGTCACCACCGGGGGCATTGGAAGAGTCGTAGCAGGTGTCGGTGTTGATCGGAATCAAGGTGCTCACCAAACCGCTGCCGTTGTTCGAGTTCGCCCAACCATTGCGAGCATGGACCGAACAATCGGTTCGGACTTCACCAAAGAAGATGGTGTTCGATAGTCCATCGGTTGTTTCGCTGAACTTGCCACAGTAGCGATTGCCGCGGCGACTAAAGGGACCGGCTGGGTTGTCTTGATTGTGCTGGCTGTCGATCTTGAACCCATTGAAGACGGCTCCCTGGGCGCACGAGCAATTGGGATTGCCGGCACTGTTCACCCCGGTGGGACCGTAATTGGCCGAGTAGTTATGGGCGGCATTCTGCGTGCCGGGGATCAGCCCGCCGTGCGTATCGCTGGGGCACTGGTACGTTTCGATGATGACCTGACGCACACGCTTGGTGTTGGCCGGACTGTCAGCCCATTGGTCGTGCACGTGGGCCGTACTGGTGAAGTCGATCTGATCGTGAAGTGATGCCTGTTCGACAAACGGCAGAAGGCACGTAAACACACCACCGCGCGCCGGGTTGGGCGTAGGTGGACTTGTCCACGGCATATCGTTGGCCCACAGTCCGCCGGGAGGAATCGTCTGGAAGGTGTCGTGGTAGTTGTGCAGCGCCAAGCCAAGCTGTTTCAGGTGATTGCTGCATGTCATGCGGCGGGCAGCTTCACGAGCTTGTTGGACCGCAGGCAGGAGGAGAGCGATCAGAACGCCAATGATGGCGATAACGACCAACAGTTCCACGAGCGTGAAACCGCGATTCACATTCTTCATGGGTGGGCTCAGGTAAAGGGAAAAATCGGGGTAAATGAGATTTTAAAGTGTAGTGGGTTTCTGTTCCTTTTTAAAGTCATTATTAGGGACGGGAATGTTTCCTTCGGTCCCACCAACGCGCCCCCTGGGAAACTTCACGAGATTTGAACTATCGGTCAAAAACTGCTTGTGGTAATATGGGTGCCATACAAGATACTAATTAAACAAATAAAGGTAGTTTAACCGGTGTAGCCATTTCTCTCTCAGCGTGAAGTTCGCCCACCATGGCATAGCTTGAATGTGGATTATTTCCGCCTCGAGCTTGCGAACTCTTCTCTCCACCCGCTGAAAGACACCGCGTTCTTAGCCTTCTATCCCTATCGGATCTGGTGGAAATTTCCTCCCCGATCCCCTACCGAAAATCACTGTCCGGAAAAAGAACGAGATGCATAAGCCTGAACCTCTGCGTCAACAATGGTTTGGAAACGTGCCCAAGGACCTGCTGGCAGGTCTGGTGGTGGCGTTGGCCCTGATTCCCGAAGCGATCGCTTTTTCGATCATCGCCGGGGTCGATCCTAAGGTCGGCCTGTACGCTTCCTTTTGTATTGCCGCGATGAGCGCGTTTGTGGGTGGCCGGCCAGGCATGATCTCGGCCGCAACCGGCGCGATGGCCTTGGTCATGGTGACGTTGGTCAAGGAGCATGGTCTGCAGTACTTGTTGGCTGCGACGATCCTGACCGGGTTCCTGCAACTCGCCGCTGGCTACTTCAAGCTGGGCGTCTTGATGCGATT includes:
- a CDS encoding carboxypeptidase-like regulatory domain-containing protein gives rise to the protein MRTSALMLSICLGLSSLLGCGGTGMLPVEGTVTLDGEPLEGAAISFVPAEGGRPCSGQTDEQGHFTLASYTAGDGVPPGEYKVTVVKLDARRQAEAAPVEDGTEEDEQVMGSIEEAVKFLTPMKYSSPATTDLKVEVTAGMEPVQIDLKSGN
- a CDS encoding DUF1559 family PulG-like putative transporter, translated to MKNVNRGFTLVELLVVIAIIGVLIALLLPAVQQAREAARRMTCSNHLKQLGLALHNYHDTFQTIPPGGLWANDMPWTSPPTPNPARGGVFTCLLPFVEQASLHDQIDFTSTAHVHDQWADSPANTKRVRQVIIETYQCPSDTHGGLIPGTQNAAHNYSANYGPTGVNSAGNPNCSCAQGAVFNGFKIDSQHNQDNPAGPFSRRGNRYCGKFSETTDGLSNTIFFGEVRTDCSVHARNGWANSNNGSGLVSTLIPINTDTCYDSSNAPGGDTCYAKCNWNLEFGFRSLHPGGAQFVHGDGSVAFRSETIDHDAYQRLGQRDDGQPINLN